One Acaryochloris thomasi RCC1774 DNA window includes the following coding sequences:
- a CDS encoding AbrB/MazE/SpoVT family DNA-binding domain-containing protein, which translates to MNASKVGRRGQITIPHGTCQALDIQEGDCLAFVYRGDEVIL; encoded by the coding sequence ATGAATGCAAGTAAGGTTGGCCGACGCGGGCAAATCACAATCCCGCATGGGACTTGTCAGGCACTAGATATACAAGAGGGAGATTGTCTTGCTTTTGTTTACAGGGGGGATGAAGTGATCCTGTAG
- a CDS encoding carbon dioxide-concentrating mechanism protein CcmK: MTGQEQTQNQWRDTALGLVSTQSFPAIVGIADTMLKSASVALIGYEKIGGGYCTAIVRGRTADVRLAVQSGVEMAEQFGQRATSLVVPRPLPNLEAVLPISGRLSQLAQGGGNSQLSHLAVGLLETRGFPAMVGAADAMLKSADVHLAAHEKIGSGLCTAIIRGTVANVAVAVDVGMHEAERIGELTAVMVIPRPLDDLEQTLPIASCWIEKPMEIPLKIEEKVQETEELLIALPDLQQLQIPDDR, encoded by the coding sequence ATGACCGGACAGGAGCAGACCCAAAATCAATGGCGTGATACAGCCTTAGGATTAGTCTCGACCCAGAGCTTCCCGGCCATTGTGGGTATTGCCGACACGATGCTAAAGTCTGCCAGCGTTGCCCTAATTGGGTATGAAAAAATTGGAGGCGGCTACTGTACCGCCATTGTGCGGGGACGCACCGCTGATGTGCGTTTAGCCGTCCAGTCTGGTGTTGAGATGGCTGAGCAGTTTGGACAGAGAGCCACCAGTTTAGTCGTGCCTCGCCCCTTGCCTAATTTAGAAGCGGTATTGCCCATCAGCGGTCGTCTGTCGCAGCTTGCTCAGGGCGGCGGCAATAGTCAGTTGAGCCATCTAGCTGTGGGGCTACTAGAAACCCGAGGATTTCCGGCGATGGTAGGGGCTGCCGACGCCATGCTAAAGTCTGCCGACGTGCATTTAGCGGCTCACGAAAAAATTGGATCAGGGTTGTGTACTGCTATTATTCGCGGAACGGTGGCGAATGTGGCCGTCGCCGTTGATGTAGGGATGCATGAAGCCGAGCGTATTGGTGAACTCACCGCCGTCATGGTCATTCCTCGACCGCTGGACGATCTCGAACAGACCTTACCGATTGCGAGCTGCTGGATTGAGAAGCCGATGGAGATTCCATTAAAGATCGAAGAGAAGGTACAAGAGACCGAAGAACTCTTGATTGCATTGCCTGATCTGCAGCAGCTTCAAATTCCAGACGATCGCTAG